From Chaetodon auriga isolate fChaAug3 chromosome 10, fChaAug3.hap1, whole genome shotgun sequence, a single genomic window includes:
- the LOC143327066 gene encoding sodium-coupled neutral amino acid transporter 3-like: MELQKLSNGNHHHDGAVPVEGGVPPEEEKFLQHKSDGSKRSQFTDFEGKTSFGMSVFNLSNAIMGSGILGLSYAMSNTGIVLFLILLTCIACLSCYSIHLLLRSAGVVGIRAYEQLGLRAFGHPGKIIAAVTITLHNIGAMSSYLFIVKSELPLVIQAFLGQTSSSDDWFMNGNYLIIIVTVCIILPLTLMKHLGYLGYTSGFSLSCMVFFLSAVIYKRFNIACPLEVFGNYSMNTAIPEDTCIAKFFTINQETAYTIPILAFAFVCHPEVLPIYTELSNPTKRRMQNIGNVSILGMFIMYFFTAIFGYLTFYEYTEAELLHTYSKVDPLDTLILCVRLAVLVAVTLTVPVVLFPIRRALLQLLFPRKPFHWLRHITIAMCLLFAVNLLVILVPNIRDIFGITGATTAPSLIFILPGLFYIRIIPTDQEPMNSRPKIQAACFTALGFIFMTMSLTFIGLDWVSGEKRSLGGH; encoded by the exons ATGGAACTGCAGAAGCTATCAAATGGTAATCATCACCATGACGGTGCTGTGCCTGTGGAGGGAGG AGTCCcaccagaggaagaaaagttCCTGCAACACAAGAGTGATGGATCAAAGAGATCTCAGTTCACTGAT TTTGAGGGTAAAACCTCCTTTGGAATGTCTGTCTTCAACTTGAGCAATGCCATCATGGGCAGTGGCATTCTGGGTCTTTCATATGCCATGTCAAACACCGGCATCGTCCTCTTCCT GATCCTTTTGACATGTAttgcctgtctgtcctgttaTTCCATCCATCTGCTCCTACGCAGTGCTGGAGTTGTGG GTATTCGTGCCTATGAACAGCTTGGCCTGAGGGCTTTTGGTCATCCAGGAAAGATTATAGCAGCTGTCACAATAACACTGCATAACATTGGAG CCATGTCCAGCTACCTGTTCATAGTGAAATCTGAGTTACCACTTGTCATCCAAGCTTTTCTTGGCCAGACATCCAGCTCTGA CGACTGGTTCATGAATGGAAACTACCTTATCATCATCGTCACTGTCTGCATCATCCTCCCACTAACCCTGATGAAACACCTGG GTTATCTTGGTTATACCAGTggcttctccctctcctgcatggtcttcttcctctctgcg gtaatcTACAAGAGATTCAACATTGCCTGCCCTCTGGAGGTGTTTGGAAACTACTCTATGAACACAGCCATCCCAGAGGACACATGCATTGCCAAATTCTTCACCATCAATCAAGAG ACAGCTTATACCATCCCCATACTGGCATTTGCTTTTGTATGTCACCCTGAAGTGCTTCCCATCTACACTGAATTGAGCAA TCCAACCAAGAGAAGAATGCAGAATATTGGCAATGTTTCCATCCTGGGCATGTTCATCATGTACTTCTTCACTGCCATATTTGGCTATCTGACCTTCTACG AGTATACTGAAGCAGAGCTCCTCCATACCTACAGTAAGGTGGACCCCCTGGACACTCTGATACTGTGTGTTCGGCTGGCCGTCCTTGTGGCTGTCACTCTGACTGTACCTGTGGTACTGTTTCCT ATCCGCCgtgctctcctgcagctgctgtttccaaggaaGCCCTTCCACTGGCTCCGTCACATCACCATCGccatgtgtctgctgtttgctgtcaacCTGCTGGTCATTCTCGTTCCTAACATTCGAGACATCTTTGGCATTACAG gGGCGACCACTGCTCCCAGCCTGATCTTTATTCTTCCTGGACTGTTCTACATCCGTATTATTCCCACTGACCAGGAGCCCATGAACTCCAGACCAAAGATCCAG GCTGCGTGTTTCACAGCACTGGGTTTCATATTTATGACCATGAGCCTAACATTCATCGGGCTTGATTGGGTGAGCGGAGAAAAGCGAAGTCTCGGCGGCCATTAA